In the genome of Choristoneura fumiferana chromosome 21, NRCan_CFum_1, whole genome shotgun sequence, the window aaggaaaacaaaTGCTGGAAAATATGTTATGTTGTTCCCGGGGGGTTGTGCTAGTTCTGGGTTCAATGCATATTacaagattttaattaaataagtacttagcACCGCCACTttgtccaaattaaaaaaaaagttttgctaggttgtgctagacttgtgctagcttgtgctgttatcagtttttcgatatcgcttataatttacaaaatggataacagcacaagctagcacaaccgtagcacaacctagcacaaccatttgtttttcgaatttccaaaatggcggtgctaacTTCACTCAcatgaattattagtagtttaagagtaaatagcagcctaaggtataaaatatacctaaacttggactattgaaaaattatttgaattttagaaaaatattacttaatttttacgtcatatctacggaaccctattttaggcgtgtccgacacgctcttggccagttttaacTGGATCCATCCGTCCGGTTTGTAGTGGCAAAACCGTACAGCACATTTCGAACGGATCGGATTTTTGCGGTATCTTACAAACCGAATGCTCATCTGAAACCTACCACATCAGCATGTAACTACAAAACGTATCCCGCAGAAACGGAATCCGCAAAAAACGGGACGTTACCGTGGGAAAGGGCTCTTATAGGATGACATTCCTATtcgtctgtctatctatctgtccgtctatcAAGATCCTTTAACTCAGAAACACGTCGAGGTAtcgagctgaaattaatatccaATACTTCGGTTTGCATTAGCATGTCTGCTCTACTaaggaaagaaaaaagaaatactAATTTCCATTTTCATGCCTTTAAAGAGACTTTCGAAGTAGCTCCTTTGGCAGTACAAAggagagaattattagtatgaaaaaaaggAACTACAGGAACCACTCGTACTGCTAGTACCTAATACGAGCACTAAAGAAAGTTGAAATAGCTGTTtcactactttttattttactgagcCATTATAAGATTACGTAACTCTCATTTGTATGGACGGAACTCTCAAAACATGAGAAAGGTTCACACTCGACCGACTTGTTTTGTATttcaaataaagtaatttattttttcttgaaaaatACTCGTGTACTTttgagtaggtaagtaaaacAACTCAAGACCATTTCTGCTTCCGGAATCTAATCAAAACTTCGACGCAAAAGTTATGAGTGTTAGAGCAGTTATAAAGGACATCAAACCGAGTTATTTGAGTAATTTTCTATTAAGAAATCCGAAAATTACTTTTACTCAAATATCtgacgtatttttttatctgttacTAGGGAAACGTTGAAGGCGCAAGAGCACGTGGCAGGTCACCCATGCGTTGGCCGGTTAAGTTAAAACTACACTCAATCCACTGCACGAATGTTCGAGAAGGGCTGCAGCCCTTCGTACTCCAGTACGGGAGGAATGGCGACAGACTGGGAAGCTTGCCGCAACCCCTGAGGCTCATAATATTACaagcatgtatgtatgtaaactctttattatacaaaagaaaCGAAACataacacaattgacaaactttgagatacttgtacaagtttcacctgtcccgttgtctgtctgtctgtctgtctgtaatcaaatcttgcaagttaaattcgaccaacttacAATAGTTCGATTGATTCGAAATTTTATattcttatgtaaattgcgtgtcaatacaataatctggtagtgacatcctggtagtccggccaggatcgtctccataggacggaactcttcaacggttaatggcatcgacttgaaatttggtatgcaacagatgtatgtacagtcaacaaaaagtacagtcagcaaaaaaagcttgtattcaaaatgtttttttttctaaaaacttaTTGTCTAACTTACTTCTTTCTTTTTCGATCTCGCGCCAGGGCCATCAGTATTGCAaacgtaattaaattaatgtcctACCACCAGCGGTATGACGCCGCAGGTGACACAGACGTAAGCGACAGAGAGATGCGTCATGAGCAGGTCCACTCGCGTCCGTCTCCTCCGGCCCCGCGCCAAGGCCATCAGTATTGCACacgtaattaatttaatgtccTACCTCCAGCGGTATGACGCCGCAGGTGACGCAGACGTCAGCGACAGCGAGATGCGTCATCAGCAGGTCCACTCGCGTCCGTCTCCTCCGGCCCTACACCAGGGCCATCAGTATTGCAACAGTAATTAATGTCCTACCTCCAGCGGTATGACGCCGCAGGTGACGCAGACGTCAGCGACAGCGAGATGCGTCATCAGCAGGTCCACTCGCGACCGTCTCCTCCGGCCCTACACCAGGGCCATCAGTATTGCAACAGTAATTAATGTCCTACCTCCAGCGGTATGACGCCGCAGGTGACACAGACGTCAGCGACAGCGAGATGCGTCATCAGCAGGTCCACTCGCGACCGTCTTCTCCGGCCCCGCGCCAGGGCCATCAGCACTGCTAGGTTGCCCAACGCCCCTGATGACAAAACATATCCTGTTAATTATGAATTCTTGAAAAAAGTAACCTTTTGGAGTTTGGAGTCTGATCAGCGGGTCCAAGAAGTATAACACAGAAgtatataaatacattttttgtactgatttgtagagtgcaataaataatatatgtattggATTGTATAAATATGGTCCTCCGTAAAGTAAATCAATAACTTGAATCAAACTGAACCAATCAATAACTCGGGTGTCGTTTATTTagtataaaaactttttgtatACCTAATGTCAATGTTCCGGTTAATACAATAACccataaatatcataataaacgagtagcataacaaaaaaatgcatAGGTATAAAAGCATAACGTTTACATTACATAACATTCACTTAGCATAGCTCTACATTTGACATAAGGATCAGATGTCTAAgatttaagtataaataagttaaataaaatagagcAGAGACATGCTATTGCATACCGGAGTATtggatattaatttcagctcgaTACCTCGACGTGTTTCTGAGTTAAAGAATCCTAATAAACGGACAGATAAAGACAGACGCACGAAAAAGTCATCCTATCCTATGCAGatttagttaaataatttaaattctgCATTTCGTTTAAATATGCGAATATGCAAAGTGAAATTACCTAGTACAATTGATGCATAATTACTAGCATTACACATCCCAATAACTCAATATTCACCGGGCTGCCGAACGCTACATGCTTGCTACTACGTTATACGTTACGTTAGTATCGTGATGACCAAATTGGCAAAGCTTGGTACTTTAACTGCAAGGCACTGCAGCTGAAGATATAGCTTACTCACAACTGCTTCTTTCACAagttacagtcaagggcaaagatatcgatacggccaaagttacaaaaagatgtatacacgactttatgcacttaatattaaggccgtgtatacatatttttgcaactttggccgtgtatatctttgcccttgactgtacataacaaAAATTTCACTCCATTGCGCTCGGATAACACACAGTGTCACAAATAACTAAATGTGGTGCCAGCATAAAGTATGTAGGCAAACAAGTATGACCTTTACTTTAGTTCGGGCATGTACAAACTTTGATGTGGGCAGTAACATAGTCTCTTCAAACATGACACGCTGGTTTCATCCCACACTAGATAATCTACTCTTGCCCTACGGTCAGACTATGCTCGTCGGACCACACCCCGATCTATGGTACCTATTATACTCTAACTAATTGAATACCATcgcatttcattcattcttcgTCTCCGTTCATTTGTCAGTCCGTCAATCAAGCAAGACCCTTTCTATCAAGATAAGAtattaaggcagttgtctcaccgccggcgaggaaacgattggctatcgactattttctcgctcaagaaacgaacaaaagatataagatcctgtgtgagtataaaagacacatatattaatagttgatcgctggcggttcacactgccggcgaggactcgctcttacatcatttgtcgcagcgacaagagctaagactcgctgagctataaaactagctcagcgatactcgctcagcgctgttagcttggcggccgcccggctcgagcgagtagagcgagtaatcgcccgtcgtgctcgaacactcgcttctcgctgctcgcccactcgtttctagttactcgctctgctcgcttctcgctcatcgtcggcggtgggacaagtgtcTAAGATAAGATCAATTACGTATTACGTAAATACGTATTCTAATAATTAGTTTCGGACGCAACCTGCGTCGATACCGTAGCCCCTTCACATCTCCAGGGTACAACTAGAAAAGCTGACGCAAAGGCTGAAGCGGCCGAGGgcaggaaaatattaaaataccaggGTCTCGGTTCAGCCTACAATTTCGTTGCTGTCGgatttgagaccctgggtccttGGGGTCCCGGCGCACAAAATGTAATTAAAGAAGTGTaaaagcgcctggtcgacactactggagaccaaagggctggcagctatctctctcaacgaatcgccatcgccattcaacgagggaatgctgccaacctcttgggcaccatgccacgggggcctttttttatttagatttaatttcgtgGGAGTTAAGTTTTCTAAGTTAGGtacttagttagtttatagttatgttttatacggttattttttcttaaattcttttatttaattatcatattattgtaaatataaGCTTGCTATCccttgaagcagtgaaaaaataaattttcgaaGTCATCGCTAGTaagggcgcaggctgaaaatcagtgctgcaagtttttttcttttgccacCAGCCACCTGCttacgtgtattttttatttgtgtcgtcctgtcttattttctgtggcaattaatgattttatagttattattattattaaaatcaggTCGTCGATTTACATGCGTCTCTATCTGTACCAATTTTCACGGACGGGCAGAAAATGAAATTGTGGAAATCGCTTTACGTTGAACTTTACGAACACCCGACACCAAAATATCATTAGTCAGATATCGCTGGTGTTGGCTTATTGGGCGACCCACGCCGTCAATCAATAGGATTACTAACTATCTATCTACTAACCTATCGGATTACTAACTAGTATCAAAATTCAGTCCCATTTCCGAGTATAGAATAGTAAATAACAGAAACGGATCAAATCGCTAGATAAATACTCAGGTTTCAGGACAATTTGGAcattaattgacctagtcccaaactaagcaaaggtGTGGGCACTATGTGGGCGGTAACGGATAAGTAACACACGTATCTAGATAAATGCACGgacatattaaatacatacaagaCTAGACCACAAAACGTTCGTATTTTTCACACAATTATCTGCCCcgactgggaatcgaatccgagACTTCAAGTTTTGCAGTCAGCACTGTGTAAACAAATCTTATAGATAATTACTgttgcaaagtaattgtttagagttttcatttttttaacccctcacgcaaaaagaggggtgttataagtttgaccgctatgtgtgtctgtctgtggcactgtagtccttaaacgggtgaaccgatttaaatgcgttttttttatttgaaatgaggtttcctagcgatgcttcatagacatgtttcatcaaaatcggtgtaGATacctattgaactttgaagtgacaaagtcggaggttttccaacttttcgttggctAGGTTATTTTATAGTTGTTTATAGTTTAAATACCATGAATATCGTGATCAATGAGCAATAATGAGCATACCTGCAAACAGCAACGTAGCGTACACTGCCAGCACGACACCAGCGCCATCGCCCGTCTCCACGCTCAAACTCGCGTTGTACAGCGTGCCGGACTCGAAGTAGTCCCAGAACTGCTTGTCTATGGCCGCCGTGGCCTCCACGAAGGTTAGGTTGTCCATCGTTCATAGGTTTTGATTTACGTCTCCATAGcttcatttattcaataaataaatatcatgggacacttggcaCCTATTGACCTAGACCCCATACTAAgctaagcttgtactatggataaagatacttatatagataaatacacacttaaatacatattaaacatccatgaccagagaacaaacattcgtattattcatacaaatatctgccccggccgggaatcaaatctgggacctcaagcttcgtagtcaggttctctaagcacttggccatccggtcgtccaattGTTTCTAACGATATTAAAATATAAGCTACCCAGGAGCTATTTACCCTAGGGCCAAGGGCCATGGCCTAAGACGGCTTCGGGGGGCGGTAAAGCACCTATTACaggtttttttcttaaatgaaaTAACCTACTTTATCGTCACTTAATGGGGCGGCAAAGCTGCAGGCCTGGGGCGCCAAATCTTTAAATACACCTCTGATACTAACCCCATCATTATTTGTATTCGTCACGTATAAAACTATCTTGATACCTTTcccatcaaagtcaaagtcaaaatatctttattcaatttaggctataacaagcacttatgaatttcaaaaaaaaatctaccactggttcggaaaaacctctgctgagaagaatccggcaacaaactcaacgaggcatatatattttttaaacagatttacaatttcAACACAGatactgaataaaaaaatctagtaacTTTTTAGTTTGGCAAGTAACTTTAAAAGTGCTTAAATTGCTGAAAACTCGCCATACATGAAAAATTTATTCCCCCAAAATATAGCTACCCACTTGAAAAAGCGAGAATTTACAACTACTGCTGAGAGAACTAATACCGAGACATTTAGACGCTGCTTGTTAAGTGCTGAATGCCTGGAGTGAAGTGCACTCAAAACTAGTTCAAACTGCCTTTAATATTTTGCAACGTATATCTAAGTggtttctttgctttcggcgtcgagactctaggccCTTATGGTAAGGGTGCGctgagctacacagggagctcagcaataggttaagggaggcaacaggcaatcctcgcgccggcagctttctcgcgcaaagaatctcaatcgcagttcaacgcgggaatgctgcctgcgtgatgggcaccatgccaagaggcccacctctcttttttaattaaagttttagttttagttattttaattaaatagtagCTTTAGTCCTATGGTTATTTTGTATTACTTCATATTTCttgataaattatatatatttttagtggttttatgcttttgtcgttctacgagcgtttcaatCGCTATCTATCAGTTCCCTGTCGCATTtaaatattgaagaaatgagagatCGTAAGTGAGCAAGAAATTTGAatgtattgtaattgtattgtaattgtaccgtaagcacaccatatcgttttataaaatacttCCATTCACCTGACTCATTTTTAGAgtaatggcaaaaacggaacccttatagtttcgccatgtctgtctgtccgtctgtctgtccgtccgcggctttgctcagggactatcaatgctagaaagctgtaattttgcacgaatatgtatataaactatgccgacaaaatggcataataaaaattaaaaaaaaaaaaatttttgtgtatctcccatagacgtaaagtggggcaaattttcattaaaatcgagcgtccgtcccccccccccctctaaaacctaagccggtgggtggaaaaatttgaaaaaatttagaatggtagtaagtatatcaaactttcaaggaaaactataacggttaagtttgcttcagaattattagtagtttaagagtaacttatagcagcctaaggtataaaatatacctaaacttggaagattccgtataaaatacgaaatccttagaaaaatattacttattttttcctaatggctacggaaccctattttgcgcgtatccgactcgctcttggccggtattttcAGTAGAAGCAACAGAAAACAgttagcggttgaaacgctacCCATTTCTCCTTTCCAGTATACTCAATCAGGGTTCAAAATTTATCGAAAGGCTAATGGAAtaatataactaaataataataggcCTTGACATCTTTTACAGATGATTGATTTAAGTAAATCACGACGACACATCgacatactcatactcatactcatactcttttattggtaatatcattattacatgtcattttgttaaattattctaatatattctaagaactaattatttaaataatttcagtaaataatagccgttggctgaaatttaaggaactcatcaaaagtgtagaatgtgtgctcgacaagccagtttttcagtctttttttaaaaatgtctaaCGACGGAGCCGAAGTAATTGTCTCGGGCAACTTGTTGTACACCGTCGGGCCTACAACATGAGTCACTTTGCCAGACTTAGCGAGCCGTCGTTTGACTGGACGGAGCCTTTGAGGGTTACGCAGCGAGTGGGTTGCCATATCAGCGCGCCTACCATACTTGCACAGAttactatatacatatacaccaGTTTGGAATATATATAGACTGCATATGTATAGACTGCACAACGGCGTACAAAATTCGTTCACAGCGTAAGGTACATTAGAAGTCAATACGACGACACTTGATGGATAACTAAGGGTCTTTAAGAAAAGCTGTAAAAGTCGAGCGCCTGTTAAGGTACTCATACtatagtaatataatattaggagctagattaaaatgtaattaattgcTCAATACATGCGTAAtttgctttttaaaaaaatacaacagaactttttttatgtaaatcgAGGTTGGTTTAACACGATAGACGATTATACATGCTGATAGAATCCCATGTgaattttgcaatatttttgcACTGTCATTTTTATTGAATGCTTTCGATGTTGCTATGGATACTAATGTCTTCTGTTTACTAGCATGAACAGAAAAATTAAAAGCGTATCGACGCAATTAAATAACTATCAAATTTGTTCTTGTTAAGAACACattttgttttagttatttaattgaattaattttattttacacttttagtTCTTAACTTATGTAAATATATTGTTGACTTCGCTACAGTTTATTAGTTTTGAATTTGCATTTcttttgaataataaaatatttaaacacacGACACTATAATATTTTCACTTTCACATTCAAACTACAAAAACTTCACTCGAAAATATTTTGATAACAAAACACGACACATCAAAAATGATCACTCGAAACACAACACAACTTAGCTGTGTCATCGGGCGTGCGTGCTACGCGGCGTCGTAGCACTGACTGGCTACGAGCTACGACGCTACGCCGTAGCATCGTAAATGAACGAACTTTTcgtcttcaaactttttgatcCCTTTTAAGCGATTGTTCGAATTGCTACTTACTTTACAAAGTACTTGAAGTGTCCTTTGTTGGAGTTTCTGGAACTGTATGGAAAATAATAGTActgataatattataattgcgaaagtttgtgagtacgtCCTGGACGGTCccaaatatattatgtacctacttcgttgagtttcttgccggattcttctcaacagaggtttttccgaaccggtggtagattttttgacattcatatgtaAGTGTTTGTCAtatcctaaattgaataaagatattttgatattgATTTTGAAAGATCAGCGCCATTAGCACGACCGGCAGTATGCTAATTTGGGGCAATTTCATGACATTTTAGATTAGCGActctttcaatgttttttttaacatgtcacgaataaatgttttctctctctctctttttgtATCTACATATCTATTTTTCTCTTTTTGATGCTAAAACGGCTTGCTTGACGGATGCAAATTTGATATGTAGCTGTGGTATGTAGGATCTCACATAACTTGGCTTTTTAGACTTTTTACCGTTGAATGTCGCTGCTAGTATTGTATCTATTGTTCATGATTTTTTGTTCATATTTCGAGGCTGCGGCACTAATAATACAAAGTTTATAATAAAgtacataacataaataaaaaacgctGTTGCTCGTGCAAACGTCACCCACGTTGATGTGACGCGATGACGATGGCGTGACGACAATCGATCTATTTACCTTAGTATTACTCTGGAAAAACGCATTCTCAAgcaaagctcagtcgcccaggCAATATGTGTGTCTAGCTCATGCCCACAATTCCATAcgcttcgtatcttgccgtcccgctgtcgctgatattatttaaagaaagaaagaaagaatgatttatttgcttaGTACGAAAGTGAGGCACGTTACGGTACGAAgtttgattttcaaatttcgtaataGCTCCCCTGTTCTTTCTCATTCTAactcgctacactcttgacagagtgaaCGTGGTCGTCGGTTGAACATTAATATTAAGATTCACCGGTGACCTatcgtttcgccgagtttcattacgcagattttcgtttcgcagacaactattggcagatttttcttttggccgagcaaggtttggtataatttcgttacgcctattattcgtttcgccgagagTCGGTAgaaagaatagcgataagcagatttacgtttagtagattgtttgtttcgttattgtttcagtaaaccgaacaactgttcgtcgagatacgataagcagagttatcacatagcattcatattgttaagtagatttaatgttcagtcgattttcgATAAAATCGgtcaaacgacaggtaggattttactgagttgactatttaaatatactagctgttatcaaaatgtagttaggtgcaacggcgagcgttagcgaggaggagtgttaggtagaattgcgaccaacaacgcacgagccgagcaagcgaagcgagcgtgccgcggcagcgaccggcgaagtgccagaaccgaactgctagcatcgcgacttggtttgtttagactccaatataaaataaatacaaatgatggtcaaaaatacgtttattacttgcgttatacctACGTTTAAATCATATCGAATGCGGTCAGCAcagcgtgtaaaaatgccaataaggccatagtataatccacacatattcgcggtattgaatgccattccccatgtgaaacgaaaagatgcgaaaagttgatatgcgcactgaataataaatagttcaaccgttacaaaagcgaaaggttgttcgaccaaatgtgcaaaatgtgtagtgattaataggctaaaccaatttctgtgaatagttgttcggcttactgactcatatgccaagtaaatagtctgctaaaggttgagttacgaaacgttagtctgcaaaacaatacatctgcgtacaaattcatcagcgtaccgttactcggcgaaacatTGTCttccaatcaataatctgccaaaaatagtcggcgaatttAACTTTCATCTTCTTCGTAATTGCAATCTTCTACGAAAAGCACTCGCTTGAATACTTTATAAGATACACatttatttagcaaaataatTGAATTCACGTTGAAATTCCTTTGATGTTTATCTTTGCCAATAAATAAATGCGTTATTTAATAGACATCCGGTTGCTTATTCTTTTGAATTTACCTAAACAAATAACTTGTTTGTTGCCTTTTAGTCAACACGtcattatcgaaaatacaaactgtcgaaatatagatgcatagaaaaaccagaaaaataagaccagcactgggaatcgaacccaggtcctcggcattctgtgccacgtgctataccactacaccaccactggacagtgatacagacacgaatttctacTATGCACCATATCAGATTCAGTCAGCAACCAAATtcgttgtattttcgatatgggttttacgggatgaccgtaaaagtaacaatttggaattgaaataaaaaatacaaaaagactccaaaaaccaatcttaatattttgattacttaataacgacatctcttgtctgggtgagcggttagttccaatggggtgctgaaaatTTCTCAATAGCATAAATGtcgctacagcatagatgtccagtggtggtgtagtggtataccagcacgtggcacggaatgccgaggacctgggttcgattcccagcgctggtcttatttttctggtttttctatgcatctatatttcagtttgtattttcgatatgggttttacgggatgaccgtaaaagtaacaaaaaatttggaattgaaataaaaaatacaaaaatattccaaaaaaacaatctaaacATGTCATTAATAAGATAATCCTACTTTTTgggattccggagccaaa includes:
- the LOC141440040 gene encoding adipokinetic hormone/corazonin-related peptide receptor variant I-like, which gives rise to MDNLTFVEATAAIDKQFWDYFESGTLYNASLSVETGDGAGVVLAVYATLLFAGALGNLAVLMALARGRRRRSRVDLLMTHLAVADVCVTCGVIPLEIGWKFTNAWLAGNLCCKLLLVLRAFGLYLSSNVLVCISVDR